In Candidatus Latescibacterota bacterium, the sequence GACATTGTGGTCGTCGTTGACAAGGCTTCTCATTACGAAAGTATCGAATCCACGTGAAAAGAGCAGGGAACATTTTTTATGGAGGATATTCATGGTACGCCACTTGTTTTCAGCTATAAATCGGAAAGATTCCCTCATGTATATAGATACCGGCAGGTCTCTGCTTTCCAGTTCAGTTTCTGAGAAATCGTAGTTCGACAGTCCCGTTGCCCGCGGGTTGTAAGTCTTGTAGAAGGCAAGCGCTCCCCTGTTCGGAACGTTTCCGCTGGCCACCATAAAGATGATAGCCGGTGCCAGGACTGCGGCTGTTGTGATCAGAAAGACCTTTTTCTTATCGACGCTCAGAAGGGCCCCCGGCCAGAAGTAGAGGAAAGCCGGCCTGATAAAGCAACCGGCGAAAATCGCCAGAGCGGCAAGGACAGCTTTCCGCCTGTCATCGATATTCCAGACCAGTACGCCGAGGATCACCATGGTGACCAGCAGGGCAAGAGTCTCAGTGAGAGTAGTCAGGGTGTAGACAATGAAGTTTGGATAGATCGCGAATATTCCCGCCGCTATCAATCCGGTCTTTTCATTACAGATTTTTCGGCCGATAAGGAATGCTGCAAAAACTGTGAAGGTGCTGATCAGTGCCTGTATGATGAAGACGGCCTGGTAGTTTCTCGATCCAAAAATGGAGTAGATAGCCCTGAGAAACAGGGGGTATCCGGGAGGTGGCGAGATCACGATCCGGTCACTCAGTGCCAGTTCGTTATAGATCGCCATGTCGCTTTGATCGGGGGCGACATCGCATCGGATGGCCACGGTGAGTCTTATCGCCGCGGCAACGGCGATTATCGATATCAGGATTATCAGTGATCGTTTCATCGCCGGCGATGATACCACATG encodes:
- a CDS encoding glycosyltransferase family 39 protein; amino-acid sequence: MKRSLIILISIIAVAAAIRLTVAIRCDVAPDQSDMAIYNELALSDRIVISPPPGYPLFLRAIYSIFGSRNYQAVFIIQALISTFTVFAAFLIGRKICNEKTGLIAAGIFAIYPNFIVYTLTTLTETLALLVTMVILGVLVWNIDDRRKAVLAALAIFAGCFIRPAFLYFWPGALLSVDKKKVFLITTAAVLAPAIIFMVASGNVPNRGALAFYKTYNPRATGLSNYDFSETELESRDLPVSIYMRESFRFIAENKWRTMNILHKKCSLLFSRGFDTFVMRSLVNDDHNVSNILHYGYLPVLILGAAGMLRRYDKKNRGVMWPALSYLAFFILLAMFKIRYRLLAEPSLIIFTSILLGGSCGKERQGDRSLDSSTGVPGE